DNA from Rosa rugosa chromosome 6, drRosRugo1.1, whole genome shotgun sequence:
ATAATCTTCCTTAAACCTGTTCAAAAGATCACATCAATGTAGGTTTACTTATGAAAGAAGTGAAGACATATTTTTGCATAGGAACTTCAGCTAATGCACAACCAAGTAAAGAACTATCTTCATGCATGCCATTAAACAATGATGCTTCATTCAAGAAGACAGTTTAGACACAAACATTCAAGTACACCTACGAATGTTCTTGGTTTGGGTTTTGCCATCAGAACCGGCATCTAGACATTTATATGCGCACAAGGCGGTCTCATTTTCTGGTAACCGTCTTTTCTGAATATGACCATCATCACTATGTGGAATAGGCAGACCACGCGATATCTCTCTTCAACTAACATCAGCGTGCCTGGCCATCGATGTAAGAAATGTGACTATCTTTCAGTTGGAAGTGAATCGAAGTTTGAAGTTTATAACCAACGTTGTAAATTAATTCCTTACCAACCACATCCGGATACTGAAGTGTAAGCTTTTGAGGATGAAAATACAACATACAGGTGTTCCAAACTTACAAGAAAACATAAGTTACAAATCCAGGATGTCAATTCTTGCAGAAAACATCATACATGCCCATTGGATAAGAAGATGAAAATAAAACATACATATgttccaaacacacaaaactcTGCATATTCAAGCGACAAGCCTCGCGGCGTAAGATAAACATAGTTCTGTAGTCCCACAGATGTGTCTCAGCACAAAACCATGGACTTCCTCCTGCTTAATTAGCCAGTACACTCTACATGCCATTAGTGCTGATAACTATAATTATTTTGATAGAGAATTGCTGTAAGCCAAACTTACAGGATGGCAAAACTGCAAATCATCAAAAGAGTAGCAGAAGTAACAGCTCACCATCCCATCAATGTTCTTCTAACTCTTTGTACAATCTTATTTCTAGCTTCTCTGCTCCCCAAAGGAAATTCTCGACTATCATCCAAAAGAAATCTATAGACTTCCCACTGGCAATCTTCAGTCTCATGCCTTACAATTTCAGCCTACACATCAACAACGAAAACTATGAGAATCTCGATACtcaagagaaaaataaataaaaattaatgccAGTACAAATTCTTACCAAGAAAATAGATATTCCCAACTTTTTCAGTGCAAGAGTAACATCATAAAAGACGAGGGGCCGTCCTTTTCCAGATAACTCAACTGGATTAGCGACTAGGAGTTCAGTATCTGGACCCTTGTTGGCAATGATCACTCTCAGCGGGTGAAGCATCTCCTCCTTCAACCGAGAACACAATGCAACCTGTCTTTCAGGATCTACAATCTTTTTCCCATCTGTGTGCTGAATAAACAGTTCCAAATTTCGGATGCCTTTGACAGTAGAAGAGAATCTACCATAGGCAATCTATATGAAAACAGCAGAGACTCACATCAGTAGATTTCTAAtttcaaatatgattaaaagTTTAGCCTAGTAACAGAACATAAAAGCAACAGTAAATAGGTTTAGTACTGAGTGCTGAAGAGGAAAACTGAAGATACTCTTTTATCAGATTCTGACTAGTGGAAGGACCTCATTTTGGGAAAAATGGTACATAGCAATGATAGCATAGTTAACTCTAAAGTAGTCAGTCTGGAATCTTTCCCGGTATATTGAGGCAAAAAAATTATCAGAGAACAGGCTTACAAAACAAGTACCTGAATTTTGCAATCCTTGGAAGTCCTTAGTACGTCATAAAAGAGGCCCTTTTGATCCACACATTGTATTTGCAGCAACGTATGAACAGGGCTCAGTGTATTATCCAACGTAATACTTGTGTTTTTCACTGTTGCCAAACTTGGGCTGAGAGCTTTCGGACAAGCTTTGTCATCTGTTAGCTGATAGCCAAATAATTCTTCGGCAATTGCTGATGGAAGAGAATAATTTCCCTGCAAACTTTCATATTCAGGCCCTGCCAACTGAACCTCACAGGTGATACAGTACTCTCCTAGGGCAGCCATCAGATGCTCACATATGTCATCTCTCCTCTTTTTCGTGTGTAGCAAATCTCTGAAATTATACGTTACTAGGGTGTTAAACACTGTTCTGATGTATAACTAATAGTTAGGAAGAATACTATTTCATCGCATCATGATTGCGTAATTTCAAAAACTAGTCTTTTATCAGTTTCAGTCGGGGCAATAAATCCTTACTGAGAATACAATTCTAGTTGACATAATTTGTCCCAAAATTTAACATGTGCACAAAACAAATGTCAATCCAGAT
Protein-coding regions in this window:
- the LOC133714776 gene encoding ACT domain-containing protein ACR9 encodes the protein MGISCDDVVIVQQGKNPGEPTVVTVNCPDKPGLGCDLCRTVLQFGLCITKGDFTTDGKWCYIVLWVVANQSSMKVDWERLKERLLSACPSSCFYKVYLNIQSSAPSPSPVYLLKFWCFNQRGSLHDVTKVLCELEMLIQRVKVMPTPDGRVLDLFFITDCLDLLHTKKRRDDICEHLMAALGEYCITCEVQLAGPEYESLQGNYSLPSAIAEELFGYQLTDDKACPKALSPSLATVKNTSITLDNTLSPVHTLLQIQCVDQKGLFYDVLRTSKDCKIQIAYGRFSSTVKGIRNLELFIQHTDGKKIVDPERQVALCSRLKEEMLHPLRVIIANKGPDTELLVANPVELSGKGRPLVFYDVTLALKKLGISIFLAEIVRHETEDCQWEVYRFLLDDSREFPLGSREARNKIVQRVRRTLMGW